Part of the Pseudoliparis swirei isolate HS2019 ecotype Mariana Trench chromosome 18, NWPU_hadal_v1, whole genome shotgun sequence genome is shown below.
GaatttaaacaataaaacaacaatgcAAGCTGTAAACAAGTGACGGTGTTCTGGATTAGCTGGCGACCACCACCTTTTTAATATAGGGAGGTTTTCTAAAGTTTCGTGTCACGAGCAGATTATACAGAAGTTTAACATTATTGGACTATTTACATGCAAGTTAATCTAAAGTGTTTAATCTGGCTCGGTTTCAATGATCATCATTTGAGATCATTTCAGTCACATTTCATGAACATActgtaaatacacaaataatgcCGTTGGCTGTGTTTTATAGTTTATAATGATCTTTATTGTTGAGGCAGTGCTCATGATTTAGTCTAATATGAACATTTAAAACCTTCATAATGTATTCCATAGCCTTTTTTAATCTGTAACCTGctgtgattgttttgtttttaatcctcTATTAAACAACTTTAACTGGAAACCAATGAATGATTAAAGAGGGAGATATGTCGACGTAtggaacatttaaatatgtatttttaggTTCAATACATCACGAGTCCAACACAcgttgagatttttttttgagaAAACAAGTTTCTTGGAGTGTAAAGCCATAATAGACGGACTGGGCCCGACTCCAGTGGACCACCGGCGGAGGTTCCCCGAGGACCGGCCATTAGCGCCACGGGGGGGCACCCTTCCCTCAGGTCCCCGATCCACTGACGACGGCGGCCAGTACCACCACCCTTCCAGATCTGCAGGGGGTTTCTCAACCATCAGGGTAGGAGTGTTGGGGGTGCGCGCCGCCCGGGCTCCGGAGGGAGTGTCCATTGATGGAAGTGGGCCAGGAGATTCGGGTAGCCGGCTCTCCAACGACCTCCCCCGGTCCAGGAGAGACGTACACCttccggtaagaatccagggggtaCACGCCAGGCGATGGTGAATTCGGGCTGTACGCAGTccatgatccaccagagcctggttcggcCCCGGAGCATCGGTGGAAATTCGGTGTGTGCATAGGAACTTTCACGATTATCCCATAGAGACAGCGTAAATTAGACACGGGGGGggagcataacgtgaaggttttCCCGCCTTTCGAACCCCGTAATCTTGGGAACAGATGGGGTGGGGTTTAACAAACGAATGGGGTGTGCTGCGGGGGTGCATCACAGCAGGGGGGGTCATGCGGTATGTGCGCCGTGCTAAGCGGAGACGCGAGGTTCTCCGACACGGCAGACAAGGAGGGCGGAACCGGCGGAACCTTCCGTTGAGACTCCACCGGCTCCCGAGGTCCACTCCAGGGAAGATGTTCCACTCGAGCGGCCTCCGGTAAGAACTGACGGTCAGCTGGTGATCCCCGACGCAGCGCCGACATACGTcccacattgatcagggacggACTGTACCGGGTGAGCCGTGACGCTCAGACCGGCAGGAAGGCACCGAGTcgctggtgccgaagagccaCGAGCCGCCTAGAAATGATGAACCCGATGGCAGGTCACATGGGATTCGATAACACTCGATCGGGTATCGACCCGCTTTTATTGTCCGGGCATTCGGGGGTACgcgcgccgttggtgtgcgtcttGCCCGGGGTGTCAATCGGTAAACCACCCGGCAATTCCGAGGGCGCCTTTGCATCCTCTGCCGTTAACGGAGGTTTCACATTCAACCGGATCGGCACGGACcccatcgggccatttcaccggagagCACGCGGAGATCGCTTTGTTTTAGTcctcgtggattacgcaacacgatatcCGGAAGCGGTGCCGTTGCGCAACATTTATGCAAAGTGTGTcacgcaggcgctgtttcaggtcatctcccgagtcggaatccccgaaagagattctgacggaccgggcacccagttcatgtccaGAACACTGAGAGGACTTTACGGGTTCCTGGGCATCAAGTccattcggaccagtgtgtccCACCCACAggccgacggtctggtggagcgtcttcAACTGGAAACCAATAAAGGATTAATTAAACAAGCAGATGTGGATACGTATGGAacctttaaatatgtatttattaggtATAACGCATTAAGAGGCTAACACACGTTGTATAGTTTGAAAATGAAATTGTTGAGAGAAGAAGTTTCTTGTACCGTATTAACTGTGGAGGGCAGCATCgtgaaaataaaatccaaaatgtTTTCTCCTTTGATTTTGACTCCTTACAGAACGTTGGCTTTTCTGAATAGAACGTGAACTCCCAACAGAACCGGTTCCACCGCATGACTTCCCTTCAGCAGCATCCGAGGTGCAACTCATTTAAACCGGAGCGTCTCCGCCTCACAGGAGTCCCGCCCTCAAGGTTAGACTCATCGTGAACTCTGGCCTGAAGCCTGAACATATCACCAAGACAACTGGAGTGGTCCGAGGCAATCTGAGCAGCTCCACGTCCtcagaacaaacacacagaaccgGAGCAGCTGTTCACCTGGACCACGACAGTGGAGGTGGAGTattgccagagagagagagagagaccttcacTCTCGTCGTCCACTGAGAGCCGACAGGTGCAGGAGGCCGAGCTGGAAAACTGCTGACTTCACACTCTCCGAAGGTGAGTTTACTAAAACCCAAATAAACTGTTTCCAGGTGAGGACGGACGTCAGGCTGCAGATCGTTTGCTTATGGTTATTGAAAAGTCAACAGAGTGCTATCGTTCTCTCTAAAAATAGAAGGTCGTGCTTTCATACCTGAGATTTTTCTTCGGAATCTTCTTCAATATAATCAAAGGGGAGGAAACAAAGGCTGCAggtatctctcgctctctctctctcctcctcgtttTGTGTCCCATTTTCCTATTCTTGTTTCATTTGTTACCTTCaatctgtcctcctctccttatgtcCTCCTGTTTCATTTCCTTGTTTccactcccttcctctccttgttTCCTGTTGTGTTATTTGTTAAATTATAAATGAAACTTTTCTGTAATAAACTtcaccacctctctctctctctttctctctaaatgTACTTTAAACAGAACACTTATAAATCAAAGTTTCACTAGATTATGGGTCCATAAACTCTTCTGTCTCACTGGTTTCGTTGATGTCTGATGTCGCGATGCTCAGCATTTATGCTTTTGTTGGTTCACAGTTTCTTTGTGAACTTCGCAAACAAATTAATCGTAGATGACAAACTGAAGGTCCTCCATTGTTTTCCTTCGCTCCGCAAACTGTAACAGATGTCAGATGTCTCTCCCCCGTCGGGCCGTGATCATAAAACACGGGATCTAACTGCAGTGAACGGACTGTGCGGACCACAAGGTCAGGAACGCCCGTAATCGGATATCCGGGTTCACCGTTAAGATCCTACCGCAGCTGGACGACTGCGATAGTTCCGGTTGGCGGTAACCGGGACACGAAACGGGAAGTTGCCGCgaaatgtcattgtgtgtgtttgatttatAGACTTTCAATGATTAATCAAATAGAACTGAAATAGATTTTCTTTAAAACTGTATTTTTATGTGTGCGTTGATGTCGGTGTTGTGTTAATCTAAATTTTTTTTCACTATTGTTGCGAGGCGGGTGTCCGGGTTCAGTTAACCTGATCGTCCGTCGATGATCAAGGCTGCGTCCGGCGTTACGAATCCGAGAAGAACTCGCCGTTACCGCTGGAACCCGATCGAGTAGCGAACTCGCTCGTCTACGTCATCGTTTTTCAAATGTGAACGTTTCTACGAGGTAAACCCGACGTTTCCTGTTTTTAGGGGGTTTAAAACTTATGGACAAAGCAAAAGAtatgactttttaaaaatagatgaaGCCTGATTTACCGTCTGCTGTGTGTCTGCTTTGGTTTTTTTCAGCGTTCTACGAACACAATGGCTTCCAGATGGGAGGATCTCTCCTGCTCCGTCTGCCACGACGTGTTCAAGGACCCGGTGGTCCTGTCCTGTAGCCACAGCTTCTGTAGAGACTGTCTGAAGGGATGGTGGAGAGAGCAGCAACTACAGGAGTGTCCCGTCTGCAGGAGGAGGTCCTCGAGGAGTGAACCTCCCGTTAGCTTGGTGATCAAGAACCTGTGTGAGTCCTTCTTACtgcagagagagcagagagcttCCGGGTTGTTCTGCAGTCTGCACTCTGAGAAACTCAAACTCTTCTGTCTGGACCACCAGCAGCCGGTGTGTCTGGTCTGCAGAGATTCAGAGAGACACACCGACCACAGATTCAGACCCATCGATGAAGTTGCTCCACAACTCAAGGAGGAGCTCCAGAAATCTCTGAAGCCCTTAAAGGAGAAACTGAAGGTGTTCGAACAAGTCAAAGGAAACTGTGACCTGACAGCAAAGCACAGGAAGGTCCAGGCCCGCCGAGCAGAGAGCCAGATCAAGGATCAGTTTAAGAAGCTTCACCGGTTTctcgaggaggacgaggaggccaggttggctgcactgagggaggaagaggagcagaagagtggggcgatgaaggagaagatggaggccCTGAGCAGAGAGATCGCAGCTCTCTCAGACACAGTCCGAGCCACAGAGGACGAGCTGAGAGCCGAAGACGTCTCGTTCCTCAACGCCTACAAGGCTGCAGTGGAAAGAGTCCagcggcgccccctgctggaggatcCACAGCTGCTCTCAGGAGCTCTGATAGACGAGGCCCAACACCTGGGCAACCTGCCCTTCAACATCTGGGACAGCATGAAGGACCTGGTCTCCTACACTCCCGTGGTTCTGGACCCGAACTCCGCTCATCCAGAACTCGTCCTGTCTGCAGACCTGACCACcgtgagacgaggagagagacagaagctTCCGGATAACCCCGAGAGGTTTAATTCCTTGTGCCCCGTCCTGGGCTCCGAGGGCTTCGACTCGGGGATCCACAGCTGGGACGTGGAGGTCGGGGACAACCCGGCGTGGTTCCTGGGTGTGGCGGATGAGTCCGTGGAGAGGAAAGGGATCACGTGGACCAGGATGTGGAGGATCGGGTTCTGCAACGGCATCTATAAAGTCTTCGCCCCGTCGAAACAGCCGGTGGTTCTCGCGGTGATGAAGAAGCTCCGGAGGGTCCGATTCTACCTGGACTGGAGGAGAGGGTACCTGTCGTTCTCCGACGCCGACACCGACCTGCACACCTACAGCTTCAGGCACAGGTTCACCCAGAAGCTGTTCCCCTACTTCAGCAGCAGCAACGAGTTCCCCATTAAGATCCTCCCGCAGCTGGACGACTGCAATAGTTCCGGTTGGTGGTAACGGGACTCGACCACGAAATGACTTTCAATGAGTAATCAAATAGAACTGGAATTAATTTTCTTTAAACATGTTGTGTTGATTTTACTATTTTTTTCACTCTAGTTGCGAGTGTcgtgcttttgtttttattattgttttccgTGAGATTTATCGCCGCGTCTCACACATACAGAGCAGATTTTAAGTGATTAAAaaagttatataataataataataataataccaacaATTTAAACttatatagtgcttttctaaatacacaaataataatatttaaatgcaATTACTGATTCTTATATCCATGTCTTCGTGATGTAGCCAcggaattttttaaaatttgagtTTCTCCctttacatttaatttccagAAGAGCTaacagaacaaataaaaaataaattaactttTACGAGTCTAAATATTAATTAGGTGACATTCATAGatacatgtggacattaatcacaacatCGTCTCGTTTTTAAAGAGCAAATAAAGCTCAAATCTGGCATTAAGCATCTTACAATAGATTTTCCAAGTTATTTAAAGTCACTAAACATTTAGTCAAAGCCATTCAGAGTAACGTATGTACTTTCCCTTCAGTACGCCTAGCTAACGTACTTTCCCTTCAGTACGCCGAGCTAACGTACTTTTCCTTCAGTATGCCTAGCTAACGTACTTTTCCTTCAGTACGCCTAGCTAACGTACTTTTTGTGATGTCATGTTACGAGATTTACATCTACTTCTGGTCTTGCCGgaagaacttcaaaataaaaggacctcAAACATACAAAGGCACTTACAAAATGCGGGAAATATTCACCATATTAACAGAAACGTTTCAGGgtaatttacaataataaaatctatcaataaacaatattatttttatgaataatGTAAAAATGTTTAATCTTACAAGCGAGATTGTATCCACGTGAAGGCCGTGCTCAAAGGCTCATGGGTAAGATGACGACCCCAGGGCCGAAAAACCAATAAGCGATGCCGATGCGAGCGCCGCTCTGTGATTGGTTGCTAACAAAAACCATAGAAATAGTTCCGAGGCCCGTAAAAAGGACGTGAAGCTattctataaaatataaaatcataCATTTAAAAGTACTCTTACGGGAATTTGGACTCACAAAAttacgtgttttttttaaatgtgattttttacAGAGTTAAACAGAGATAAATTATGTTTTAACGGCATAAAAGTGACCGTGGGCATTAGACGACCTGGAGtttggcaacacacacacagacacacacaccactgacacacacacacacacaacaaaaacaaacaaagctgtcagcgaacacacacagtgagcctGGGAGTCACTGTGActcgtgagcagcagcaggaagtcACAGGAAAGGTGAGCTGATAAAACGGACATCAAACGGCCGGTTATCTGGAG
Proteins encoded:
- the LOC130208400 gene encoding nuclear factor 7, brain-like; its protein translation is MASRWEDLSCSVCHDVFKDPVVLSCSHSFCRDCLKGWWREQQLQECPVCRRRSSRSEPPVSLVIKNLCESFLLQREQRASGLFCSLHSEKLKLFCLDHQQPVCLVCRDSERHTDHRFRPIDEVAPQLKEELQKSLKPLKEKLKVFEQVKGNCDLTAKHRKVQARRAESQIKDQFKKLHRFLEEDEEARLAALREEEEQKSGAMKEKMEALSREIAALSDTVRATEDELRAEDVSFLNAYKAAVERVQRRPLLEDPQLLSGALIDEAQHLGNLPFNIWDSMKDLVSYTPVVLDPNSAHPELVLSADLTTVRRGERQKLPDNPERFNSLCPVLGSEGFDSGIHSWDVEVGDNPAWFLGVADESVERKGITWTRMWRIGFCNGIYKVFAPSKQPVVLAVMKKLRRVRFYLDWRRGYLSFSDADTDLHTYSFRHRFTQKLFPYFSSSNEFPIKILPQLDDCNSSGWW